A stretch of the Aegilops tauschii subsp. strangulata cultivar AL8/78 chromosome 4, Aet v6.0, whole genome shotgun sequence genome encodes the following:
- the LOC120962768 gene encoding uncharacterized protein isoform X2 yields MRKPREDELNPDKVVVVVGTSSIWPRAPAPASISTRVVATPASSSPSVVHGASARVQRRPQDELEPQRWSIAPMPSSPFKHKPFDARTVMGFGVLNGILIGLLNQSLGFNSVGFYQSKSSALFGSSLLILQRLIKRYTGFSAGWEDLTRGTGWR; encoded by the exons ATGAGGAAGCCGCGGGAGGACGAGCTCAACCCGGACAAGGTCGTTGTGGTCGTCGGCACCTCCTCCATCTGGCCACGAGCCCCCGCCCCTGCTTCCATTTCCACGCGTGTTGTGGCGACCCCGGCGAGCTCGAGCCCATCGGTGGTCCACGGAGCATCTGCACGCGTGCAGCGGAGACCCCAGGATGAGCTCGAGCCGCAGCGCTGGTCCATAGCGCCAATGCCATCGTCG CCCTTTAAGCACAAACCTTTCGACGCGAGGACCGTCATGGGATTTGGAGTGCTCAATGGCATCTTAATTGGACTTCTCAATCAGAGTCTAGGTTTCAACTCTGTTGGTTTCTATCAG AGCAAGTCGAGCGCATTATTTGGATCTAGCTTATTGATATTGCAGAGACTCATCAAAAG ATATACAGGGTTCTCGGCTGGCTGGGAAGACTTGACAAGAGGCACAG GGTGGCGATGA
- the LOC120962768 gene encoding uncharacterized protein isoform X1, with the protein MRKPREDELNPDKVVVVVGTSSIWPRAPAPASISTRVVATPASSSPSVVHGASARVQRRPQDELEPQRWSIAPMPSSPFKHKPFDARTVMGFGVLNGILIGLLNQSLGFNSVGFYQSKSSALFGSSLLILQRLIKRYTGFSAGWEDLTRGTGGLLLPWMFSENK; encoded by the exons ATGAGGAAGCCGCGGGAGGACGAGCTCAACCCGGACAAGGTCGTTGTGGTCGTCGGCACCTCCTCCATCTGGCCACGAGCCCCCGCCCCTGCTTCCATTTCCACGCGTGTTGTGGCGACCCCGGCGAGCTCGAGCCCATCGGTGGTCCACGGAGCATCTGCACGCGTGCAGCGGAGACCCCAGGATGAGCTCGAGCCGCAGCGCTGGTCCATAGCGCCAATGCCATCGTCG CCCTTTAAGCACAAACCTTTCGACGCGAGGACCGTCATGGGATTTGGAGTGCTCAATGGCATCTTAATTGGACTTCTCAATCAGAGTCTAGGTTTCAACTCTGTTGGTTTCTATCAG AGCAAGTCGAGCGCATTATTTGGATCTAGCTTATTGATATTGCAGAGACTCATCAAAAG ATATACAGGGTTCTCGGCTGGCTGGGAAGACTTGACAAGAGGCACAG GTGGATTACTACTTCCTTGGATGTTTTCAG AAAATAAGTGA